A region of the Perognathus longimembris pacificus isolate PPM17 chromosome 7, ASM2315922v1, whole genome shotgun sequence genome:
gaatcgaccccagggcttcatgtatgcaagctgAACACttttaaccactaggccatattcccagccctgagaataTTTATTGTTTCATGTATATCACACACAAATACTTtgtcttttaaagaaacaaatgagagcatgtacagtttttcttttaaataaatgattacttaagctttttttttgtgtgtgtggttttttttgccagtcctggggcttgaattcagggcttgagcactgtgcctagctttttgttcaaggctagcactctaactcttgagtcacagcgccacttctggctttttctatacatgtgggcctgaggaatcgaacccagggcttcatgcatgctaggcaagcactctaccactaagccacattcccaagtttttgtttataaaatatttaatagataCTTGTTGAATTCTTGTGTGTTTAAGTACCATGTCAAAGcacagtgctgggctgggaatatggcctagtggtaaaatgcttgcctcatatacatgaaaccctaggttcgattcctcagcaccacatatatagaaaaagctggtgtggcactgtggctcaagtggtagcgtactagccttgagcaaaaagaagccagagacagtgctcaggcccgagttcaagccccaagactggcaaaaaaagcaaaaaaagcacaGTGCTGAAAATAtaccaaaggaagaaaattttTGCCTTTATGGAGCTTACTTCTACCCAGGCATGAGAGAGCAGGATGTAAATAGTTAAGTAAATGTGTCACTGGGTAACAAACACTAGGAAGAACAATAACTAGCACAGAAGCAGAGGACATTACAGGATGAAGAGTTGTCAATAAAGTTCACTAATCAGGATTTTTGAGCTgagagtcccccctcccccaaaaggagTGAAGCAAAGTATATGAATTTCTGGGGAAGAAGTGTTCCAGGCACAGAAAAAGAAGCCCAAGAAGCTAGGCTTgctggctaatgcctgtaatcctagctactcagaaggcagagattggaggatggcagttcaaggtcagcattGGTGAAAAATTTGTGAACTTCTATCCAAACTTGTAAGCAAAATCAAGTAAGTCCAATTTAATAATTTCTCGTgagaagttatttcttttgttttatgctaaggtttgaacccaggacttgtgTCTGCTAGATAAGTACTCTACTAtggagctacatctccagtccattcttctttttatttaaggCAAAAGATTTATATGACCTGATAAGAAACcagcttgtttttcagatatacacaaatgaatattataaatattgCAACCTACCCTCTGGACATCAAAAAGGTAGTGGCGTTTCTGAACCAGGGCCTGCTGTGCCTTCTCTGCATCAATTGCATCCTGGATTTGTTTGATGGAACCCTGTTTCACCTCTTCTAGTTGGGCAATTTTTTGCTGTAATTATAAAATCAACAAgagtataaaaacagattttatgcTTAGGATTCTACCTCTCATTTGTGAGAATACCCACAAAGAAAGATATACATATGAGGAAATACAGAAATCCTCAACAAAGAATTACTTACtatctggaggcctggctcagacttgtaatcctagctactcagaaggttgagatctgagtatcatgtttcaaagccagcccaggcagaaaagtccctgtgagactcttatctccaattaatcaccagaaaaccagaagtggtgccgggctcaaggtggtagagcactagccttgagctgaagggctcagggacagcacccaggcccagagttcaagccccacaactgatcaaccaaaaaaaaagaattgcttattAAAGTTATACAATAGCTTGTTGATTGAGTATGACTAAGGAAAAGGCAGAGTATggtagatgtaaaaaaaaaaaaaaaacaacctaaaattaagcaaaattaacaataacagcaacaaatgtTTCTCCTATAATCTAAAAGGGGATATAAAGTTTATGATTCTTACCTCATTGATTTTATCAATAAAATCTGCGAAAGAGGCTCCATATTTTTTAATAACATAGACCATTATTCCTAATAATGATAAGCCAGAGAAGGTCTCTGGAGTAATcacatatatttctttggatAGAAAATACAAGATAAGCCCAGTGCCAAGCATGTAGGgtcctgaaagaaaaaagaattatttttaaagaatggatATACTATGCAGGATATTAAATGCTTGTGCATTTGATTATCTGGAAGCAAAGTGAAGTGATGatttaaaataatcaagattcaACACCAGCTTAAGAAGCAATATGGCAGAGTTGGAAGAACATACATGACTCCATGATCTATAAGAAATAATCAAAACAAGTTTCCTCAAAGAGTTGATAAACTTGATAAATAATGTACCTAAAGTGCTCAGCATAACAACTCAACAAACAAATAGTTCTACAAAGATGTCAGGTTACTTTCTACAGTAATCTATCCAGAAAAATATACTATTTACTGAACAGAAGCACTGGATAGGAAAACATTTATTCCTGGCCTATTTTTAACTGAGTAGCAATCTGATAGAGGAAACAAGAAAAACTCTAACAACTtctgtatacgaagcaagcgctcttttttcttttttttggccagtcctggggcttggactcagggtctgagcactgtccctggcttctttttgctcaaggctagcactctgccgcttgagccacagcgccacttctggccattttctgtatatgtggtgctggggaattgaacccagggcctcatgtatacgaagcaagcgctcttgccactaggctatatccccagccctctaacaaCTTCTGTAAAAGTAAACATAAGAattcttgggctaggaatatggcttagcggtagagtgctcgccatgcatgcatgaagccctgggttcaattcctcagcaccacataaacagaaaaggccagaagtggagctatggctcaagtggtagagtgctagccttgagcaaaaaggaagccagggacagtgctcaggccctgaattcaagccccgggactggcaaaaaaaaaaaaaaaaaaaaaaaagaattctcaacTTTTCTACCACctaataatgtttaaaatattatctttttctttaaccAGGCTAGGAGTTCAGAAAGGAACGGTTTTTGgattaaaaacatttctttagCATTTTCCTTGGTAACTCACATGAAATCAGGCTAGTATAAAGCTGGTTTTTCAGGGAGTATTGTATGGTGTTTCTGAGCAGCACTACTAACAAGGGAAGTTCTTACAGTAATAAGACCCAAAGGGTTACATTCTTAAATCATTTTTTTATCCAGATTTAAAGTTTTAGTAGCTCTTTCAGAAATATtgctttcagggctgggaatatggcctagtggcaagagtgcttgccttgtatacatgaagccctgggttcaattccccagcaccacatatatggaaaacggccagaaggggcgctgtggctcaggtggcagagtgctagccttgagcgggaagaagccagggatggtgctcaggccctgagtccaaggcccaggactggccaaaaaaaaaaaaaagaaatattgcttTCAGTACATACAGTAACATTTTGATCTATAAATCCAATACAATAATTTTCTTGCAATCTCAGTGAAGGAAATGCTACTTTAGGCTATTCTAGGGCTAAAAAAGAAgtctatgggggctgggaatatggtttagcagtaAAATGTTTGCCTATTAtgccctgagttggattcctcagcatcacataaacagaaaaagccggaagtgatgctgtgctgTGctcagcaaaaaggagccagagacagtgcccaggccctgagtcccaagtcccaggattggcaaaaaacaaaagaatcttcGGTTCCCAAAGTTTCATAGTCATAGTCTTTTGGGTACAGCAAGAAACAATGTCAACTTAATCAGGGGACCGACCTTTAAGTTCAGCTTAGTCACTAGCAGAATAATAGAAATTTCACAAAtccttttctatcttttctaagtaataaaaatgttttcatgggAATATTTTAAGGTTTACGTGTTGGACATGAAATCAGTCATAAAAATGCAAGATCCAAATTAATGTCTTTTTTAAGGGAAGCAGCTGATAATAgtctaatttatttatatatgtatatatacatgcatatacaatatGAAGTTCATACTAAcacaatatagtatatataataaaatatgtaattacTGGTTTTTGTTGCCTTACTTTTTTATCTACAGCTTTTATTTTACATGGCTACTCATACTTTTATTGTGTACCCTATAAAAGACTGTATTTTCCACATGGCAAGCACTCAGAAAATTTGTCCTATCAACAAATAGAAACAATGTGGTTAAACTTCCAAATAACTTCATTCCAAAGAGTAACCAAATcaagtttttaagtttttatagtGAAACaccaccatttctttttctttctttttttttttgccagtttctgggcttgaactctgggcctgggtgctgtctctgagcttgttttgctcaaggctagcattctaccacttgagccacaacgggacttgcagcttttcctgtttatgtgatactgaggaattgaacctagggcttcacgcatgctaggcaagcactctaccactaagccaaatccCAAACCCTCACcatttcttaaaaacaacaaaacaactgacTGGTACCATATTCAATTATACTATTAAATATGGGGCAAATGCTTACTTGCCTGTTACACCAGTTTTAGGATAAAGAAACTGGAAGAATTCCTCTGGAATCAGCCCTAAACGTACTTTTCCTCCATATTCGGGAAGAGGTGGCACAGGGGCAAAACTTGGCTGTGAAGTGTGGAAAATCCTTTTTGTCTGCAATACCCTGTAGGTAGCAATTGTACAAATTAAAAACTTGttcttcaaagaaaacaaaaataggaacAATTAGCACTGCTCTTCCATTGGGGAGGATTTAGTTTCCCAACTGTTATAATGGAAAGAGAATAGAAAGGTCAGGAGTGACAAGGACAACTTAGTCTCAGACACTCAAAAGACTCCCTCTAAGTCTTATAGATCACTTGGTTAACATTCCGTATGCCTATTACTTGCAATGAGATATAGAAGATGTCTACAGCCAGAGTATATGGGTTAAAACCCTACACTTgccatttgatttttatttttatttttattttttatttgccacTCCAGGcacttggagtcagggcctgagcactgtctctggcttctttttgctcgaggctagcactctacctcttgagccacagctctacttctgtttttttctgtttacatggtgctgaggaatcgaacccagggattcaggcatgctaggcaagcactctaccactaggccacattcccagtccttgccATTTGATTTTGAGCAAAGAATTTACTTGGTAATCTCAGATTTCCCTGTGCAATATGGGAATAGAGCAAATTAAGAGTTGTTGTGATGACTGAGTTTATATATATAAAGTTCCGAGAATGGTAAAATTCTACATAAATAGTTTGCTATTATATGCCTGCGTTGGAGGCTCCTTAAAACcaaaaatttggggctgggaatatggcctagtggcaagagtgcttgccttctacacatgaagctctcagttcgattccccagcaccacatatatggaaaacggccagaaggggcgctgtggctcaggtggctgagtgctagccttgagcgggaagaagccagggacagtgctcaggccctgagtccaaggcccaggactggccaaaaaaaaaaaaaaagccaaaaaatggtCATTTCTAAATATTCCCTTTGATGAACTGCTAATCACTATGTAACAGGCCCTTTCAGTGTTGGGTAGCTAGCTCTATGTTCAACTTTCAAGTAAGCTGCTACATTATATCCTTGGAAATTCACTGTTTCTAAATTTGCTTGTCTATGGAAGACAGCTCCTGTGCATCTAAGGTTAATCATAGCTCCCTCACAATTCTGCCTGCCTGTGGCAGAGCaggcaaaaaagaacaaacaagaatAAAAGGCTTCGGAAATAGCCTCGGTTAAAGTTAATAGTTGCCCATATTACAGTAGAAATAGTAGTCGAAGGGGTGGTTAAACAATCTGAATGAAGTGTCTGGTTGATGCAGTCTGGagataagagaagaaaagaaaattagggtttttttcccccccttgtaTCTTCTACAGCTATTTCACTTCCTATCtgtacaaattaaaaagaaaaatggtttcTTTTTGCAGTGCTTGGAATTACAGTCCCTCCTGCACGGAGCATAAACCCGGCTCATAATTTTCCCCCATCTGGAAGTAACCTATTGTCTCACTTTATTGCATTTGCAGAATTACAGATAAATTAAGGCCATTTCTTCAAACCATAGTTATCAAGTTTGCTAGCTTTTCAAGTAAAAAATGGCATCTTTTATCTTGGAGTGACAGGATAAAAACTTGCAGTACTGACTCATGATTCAGGGGCAAATAGTAGTGTCTCTGCCTGCAGGCAGAGACACTGAAAAGAACATCCTTCACTGTTTTACTTAACAAAATGTGTTCTTGGTTATGTCATCTAGTTATTGACCTTACAACTGTCAATAGCTGAAGGTCACGGAGTGGGGGGTCGGCTTACAAAATAAAACCGTACTTGTAATTTACTTCTCTTAACCACCTTAAGGTGATGTGTTGAAGTCTGAGGCAGTTACAAGAGTTTGGGTGAGGGGAGGCTTTAAGCGTGCCCAAATTAGGAAGACCTAAAGGTAAGAGGGCACGGGGAAAGGAAGCAAGAGATAAACAAGGCCGAGGAGTGCGTTCCCCGGCCCACTCACCCCGGTCCCAGAAAGGCTGCGTTCTTCAGACCCGGAGCTGCAGAAAGACAAGATGCAGGTCaacaaaaattaaggaaaaattggTTTGCTCCTTCCTCGGTTTCTGCAGGGCCAGACCACGAAGGCCACGAGCCCCGCTCCGGTACCCCGAGACGGCGCTCCCGTCCCAGCGGGCTATCCCCCTCGTCCAGGCCCAAAGTCATTGCTCTGCTGTCACcgattctccccctccccccagccccaacacCTTGACTCGCTTTTTTCCAAACACCCCGAACACCCCGAGAGCCCGGACAAGTTTCCACGCCTCTCACCCGCAGCGGTGACGGCGGAGAGTGCCACCCGGGACAACATGGTTAGCAGATGCCCATACAGCAGCCACCACAGAATCCCTGTGACCTCCACCTGAGACCGAGTCTGGGGACAGGCGCAAGATGGCCGCCAGCAAGTCTCGCGAGATGCAAGTATTGTATCGGATTTCCCctttagagttttcttttttcctcgcGAGAAGAGGCAAAGGCTCGCTGAAAACCTGCTGAGGGAGAGGCGAACGGAAAGCTGGTGGGAGGTGTAGACGCGGGTCTCGCGAGAAGTGGAGTTGCTGTGTCTTCCTGAGAGGGGCGGAGGCCCGGCGGTGCTGCACGTGTGGGTTACCGCCGTAGCTCTGGCGGGCTGCCATCCAGGTCTGTTTTAAGTTGGATTTGAAACCGTGGAGATGCGGAAGGATAACCCGTCTTCGCTAGTGCCCCCGGCGGCCCGCGAGTGGAACCTTCCCCCTAATGCGCCCGCCTGTATGGAACGGCAGTTGGAGGCTGCGCGGTACCGGTCTGGTGAGCAGAAGATGCCCGGCCTGGACACCACCTCGCCCCGACCCCACGGCGCCTCTTCCCGGCCCGACCATCCCTGCCCGCCCTGCTCCGCGTGCCCCCCTGCTCCGCGTGCCTCCCTGACCCGTACCTCGCGTGACCCCGTCCCAGGTTTCTGAGCGCTGATCTAGACGGGTCCGCGTGCTACGCGATGCCGGTCACCATGGAGACGGGCGGGCACTTGTTCTGACAGCGTGTACCTTCCCCCTCTCTAGATGGGGCGCTTTTGTTGGGGGCCTCTAGCCTGAGCGGCCGCTGCTGGGCCGGCTCCCTTTGGCTTTTCAAGGACCCGTGTGCCGCCCCCAACGAAGGCTTCTGCTCCGCCGGTGTTCAGACGGAGGCTGGAGTGGCCGACCTCACTTGGGTGGGGGACAAAGGTATCTTGGTGGCTTCTGATTCAGGTAAGTCGTTTTCCTCTCGCTTCCCCAATTCAAGTGGAGTGGAGACTTGGGTTATGATTTGGGTTGGATTCAGTCTTTGAATGCCCCCATTAGTGATAAAGAAGCTGATGGTGTTTCCAAACTCGAACTATAGGATAGGTAGAAAGTATCCTTCCAAGGTTCTACGttcctaggaaaaaaaaaaagattacactttgtgtatgtgttgggggggggggggaggtagttctagagcttgaactcagtgcctgggccctgttcctgaacttcttttgctcaagggtagcactcttaccacttgagccgtgcgctcttctggcttttcctgtatatgtggtactgaggaatagaacccagggcttcatgtatgctaggtaagtactttaccactaagccacattcccagctcctcaattacatttattgattgattgattgattgattgccagtcctggggcttggactcagggcctgagcactgtccctggcttctttttgctcaaggctagcactctgccacttgagccacagcgccacttctggccgatttctgtatatgtggtgctggggaattgaacccagggcttcatgtataggaggcaagcactcttgccactgggccatatccccagcccctc
Encoded here:
- the Atp5pb gene encoding ATP synthase F(0) complex subunit B1, mitochondrial; translation: MLSRVALSAVTAAAPGLKNAAFLGPGVLQTKRIFHTSQPSFAPVPPLPEYGGKVRLGLIPEEFFQFLYPKTGVTGPYMLGTGLILYFLSKEIYVITPETFSGLSLLGIMVYVIKKYGASFADFIDKINEQKIAQLEEVKQGSIKQIQDAIDAEKAQQALVQKRHYLFDVQRNNIAMALEVSYRDRLHRVYKEVKNRLDYHISVQNMMHRKEQEHMINWVEARVIQSISAQQEKETIAKCITDLKMLAKKAQAQPVM